One window of the Archangium primigenium genome contains the following:
- a CDS encoding sensor histidine kinase has protein sequence MRLYQQLILFMLAATVLPLAAVGFSLLSRVEAELVRSIASEQRLITETTAENVSGELMKTVDALAQSAELFDWERISPEEFRGGLKLLYGQAPAVSAVLGLDALGEPLGEPILEADETSLRHPDFAHGAKERLVRAVRVDALRLGKKGQVALGNAYVHGPGGQTAVAVALKLADGESAPFVLAEVVLSDLEPLLQRRVGTWPGALDVVETAGGHVLASSQAARRWKPLDAAVARALQDEQVATRDFRVEGPARRVSTTRVPKVPGFEVVMTVDEAEVLAPVRTMRYTVLVSILVAFVVLLGLGALYTRRLNRRLARVVEGAQAFSRGELHHRVRVGGEDELSELALTFNLMGGELEGARARLMRWNDDLTLRVDEATADLRQAQAQLLEAQKLAAVGQLGAGVAHEINNPLAGILGNTQLLMLERDEKDPDFETLRKIELSAKRCKDITQNLLRFSQQRSRPELRPVDLGSVLRDALSLTHSQLQADGIVLSTELASPPVRVKADPGHLSQVVLALVSNARTAMMKSPERRLSLRTGEKDGQGFFEVEDTGKGISPEHRARVFEPFFTTKDVWSNVGLGLSVAWRVVSEAGGTIDLRTEVGQGTCFTVWLPKA, from the coding sequence ATGAGGCTCTACCAACAGCTCATCCTCTTCATGCTCGCCGCCACGGTGCTGCCGCTCGCGGCGGTGGGCTTCTCGCTCCTGTCGCGCGTGGAGGCCGAGCTCGTGCGGAGCATCGCCTCCGAGCAGCGCCTCATCACCGAGACCACCGCGGAGAACGTGTCCGGCGAGCTGATGAAGACGGTGGACGCGCTCGCCCAGTCCGCGGAGCTGTTCGACTGGGAGCGCATCTCCCCCGAGGAGTTCCGGGGCGGGCTCAAGCTGCTCTACGGACAGGCGCCCGCGGTGAGCGCGGTGCTGGGGCTCGACGCCCTGGGCGAGCCCCTGGGCGAGCCCATCCTCGAGGCGGACGAGACGAGCCTGCGGCATCCGGACTTCGCGCACGGCGCCAAGGAGCGGCTCGTGCGGGCGGTGCGGGTGGACGCGCTGCGCCTGGGCAAGAAGGGCCAGGTCGCCCTGGGCAATGCCTACGTGCACGGGCCCGGCGGGCAGACCGCGGTGGCCGTCGCGCTGAAGCTGGCCGATGGCGAGAGCGCCCCCTTCGTGCTCGCCGAGGTCGTCCTGTCCGACCTGGAGCCCCTGCTCCAGCGCCGCGTGGGCACGTGGCCGGGCGCGCTGGACGTGGTGGAGACCGCGGGGGGCCACGTGCTCGCCAGCTCCCAGGCGGCGCGCCGCTGGAAGCCCCTGGACGCGGCGGTGGCGCGGGCGCTCCAGGACGAGCAGGTCGCGACGCGCGACTTCCGCGTGGAGGGGCCCGCCCGGCGCGTGAGCACCACGCGGGTGCCCAAGGTGCCGGGCTTCGAGGTGGTGATGACCGTGGACGAGGCCGAGGTGCTCGCCCCGGTGCGTACCATGCGCTACACCGTGCTCGTCTCCATCCTGGTGGCCTTCGTCGTGCTGCTGGGCCTGGGCGCGCTCTACACCCGCCGGCTCAACCGCCGCCTGGCCCGGGTGGTGGAGGGGGCCCAGGCCTTCAGCCGCGGCGAGCTGCACCACCGGGTGCGCGTGGGCGGCGAGGACGAGCTGAGCGAGCTGGCCCTCACCTTCAACCTCATGGGCGGGGAGCTGGAGGGCGCCCGGGCGCGGCTGATGCGCTGGAACGACGATCTCACGCTGCGCGTGGACGAGGCCACCGCGGACCTGCGCCAGGCCCAGGCCCAGCTGCTCGAGGCGCAGAAGCTCGCGGCGGTGGGGCAGCTCGGCGCGGGCGTGGCGCACGAGATCAACAACCCCCTGGCGGGCATCCTCGGCAACACCCAGCTCTTGATGCTCGAGCGCGACGAGAAGGACCCCGACTTCGAGACGCTGCGCAAGATCGAGCTGAGCGCCAAGCGCTGCAAGGACATCACCCAGAACCTCCTGCGCTTCTCCCAGCAGCGCTCCCGGCCGGAGCTGCGGCCGGTGGACCTGGGCAGCGTGCTGCGTGACGCGCTGTCGCTCACCCACAGCCAGCTCCAGGCGGACGGCATCGTGCTGTCCACGGAGCTGGCCTCGCCCCCGGTGCGGGTGAAGGCGGACCCCGGGCACCTGTCCCAGGTGGTGCTGGCGCTGGTGTCCAACGCGCGCACCGCCATGATGAAGTCCCCCGAGCGGCGGCTGTCCCTGCGCACCGGGGAGAAGGACGGCCAGGGCTTCTTCGAGGTGGAGGACACGGGCAAGGGGATTTCCCCGGAGCACCGCGCGCGGGTCTTCGAGCCCTTCTTCACCACCAAGGACGTGTGGAGCAACGTGGGCCTGGGCCTGTCGGTGGCCTGGCGGGTGGTCAGCGAGGCGGGCGGCACCATCGACCTGCGCACGGAAGTGGGGCAGGGGACCTGTTTCACGGTGTGGTTGCCAAAGGCGTGA